The genomic segment GACCGTCTTCTTCCGCACCAGGGCCTCGAGTTTGGTCTCCCACTCGGCCGCGTCCTTCGGCCGGTGCCGCGGGTCGAGGGCCACGCTCCGCACGATGAGCGAGGCCAGCTCCGACGGGACCCGCAAGGCCCGCAGTTCGGCCGCGGTGTCGGGTCCGGGAATGGCCGTGAGGTCGCCGAGAACGAGCTGGTACGCGATCACGCCGATCGCGTACACGTCGTCCCGCGGGTTGGCCGGGCTACCGAGGAACTGCTCGTGGGGCGCGTACCGCGAGCTGCCCGCGGCCTGGAGCATGGTCGGCACGCGCACCTCCAACCCGGTGCCGTCGAGCGCCCGCTCGACGCGCGCGGCCTCCTCGGCCGCGCCACCGATGCCGAAATCGGTGATGCGCGGCACCCTGCCGGCCATCAGAATGTTTTCGGGCTTCATGTCGCGGTGGACGAGGGGCGGGTCGAGGCGGTGGAACTTCGCCAGCGCACCGGTAATGGCGTGGAGGGTCCGCACGGGCGCGGCCGAGCCGGCGGCGGCGGCAGCGCGCCACTCGGCGACGGCCCCGGCGAGGGTGCCGCCCTCGACGTACTCGTACATGAGCCAGGGGATCTCGCCGCTGAGGTTGCACTCCAGGAGCGGGACGACGTTCGGGTGGTTGCCGCCGTGCCGCATGACGCGGGCGACGACCGTCTTCTCGTGCGTGACGAGCTGGTGCCGGGCGACCGGATCGGTGCAGAACTTGACGGCGGCCTCGCCCTTGCGCTCGTGCCGGGCGAGCCACACTTCCCCGAACCCGCCGCCGCCGAGCCGGCGCTCCAGCACCCACATTTCCAGGTTCGGGAGCGGGTCGCCGGGCGCGAAGAGCGACCGCGGCGTCCGGCGTGCGACGTCGGTGGGGGACTGCTTGTGCGTGTTCGGATCGACCGGTAACCGGTCGCCGGCGTCGCTCATGTCGGGTCTCGGGTCAGGAACTTACATAATACCACGGCGGGAAGAGATTTGGAACGGCGAGCGCAGGGCCGAGCGGGTCGGAACGGCTGGGCCTAACAGACCCGATGTGCGAACCCGCGGCACCCCGGCGCATCAAAATGGCACCGCACAACCGCCGCTGATCACCTTTGGACCCCG from the Frigoriglobus tundricola genome contains:
- a CDS encoding protein kinase domain-containing protein, with protein sequence MSDAGDRLPVDPNTHKQSPTDVARRTPRSLFAPGDPLPNLEMWVLERRLGGGGFGEVWLARHERKGEAAVKFCTDPVARHQLVTHEKTVVARVMRHGGNHPNVVPLLECNLSGEIPWLMYEYVEGGTLAGAVAEWRAAAAAGSAAPVRTLHAITGALAKFHRLDPPLVHRDMKPENILMAGRVPRITDFGIGGAAEEAARVERALDGTGLEVRVPTMLQAAGSSRYAPHEQFLGSPANPRDDVYAIGVIAYQLVLGDLTAIPGPDTAAELRALRVPSELASLIVRSVALDPRHRPKDAAEWETKLEALVRKKTVAGRPSAPVPESTSRDEPTEELASISGSELPVPVPVSQALDLSARGRWYVRPAGRPEAEWQIVTTTPARLRLAPGEVYRFSINSAATADDVDAIRALAGLTSLRYLNLSYCAGVTDAALAHLKAFPGLRQLFLRGCPGVTDAGLVHLHELTALATLELIDCTRLTAAGLAALRAALPGCKVYG